Below is a genomic region from Longimicrobium sp..
GGCCCACGCGGGGATGAAGGAGGAGATGCAGGGGCGCGCGTCGGGCGGCGTGCGCGAGTTCGCGCTGTATGGCGACACGTCGGGCGAGGTGGACGAGCTCGGCCTGCCCGTGCGCCACGACTGGGCGCGCGACTACCGCGGCCGCGCGTCCGTGGTCTACGGCCACACGCCCGTCCCCGCCGCGGAGTGGGTGAACGGGACGATCAACATCGACACCGGGTGCGTGTTCGGCGGCAGCCTGACGGCGCTGCGCTGGCCCGAGCGCGAGCTGGTGTCGGTCCCCGCGGCGCGCGTGTACGCCGAGCCGGCGCGGCCCTTCCTCCCCGAGCCGGGCGCGGAGCCGCCGGTGCGCGACGACGTGCTGGAGCTGGAGGACGTGCGGGGGAAGCGCATCGTCGAGACGCGCCTGAGCCGCACCGTCACCATCCGCGAGGAGAACGCGGCCGCGGCGCTGGAGGTGATGAGCCGCTTCGCCGCGAATCCGCGCTGGCTGGTCTATCTCCCGCCGACGATGTCGCCGTCGGAGACGAGCCGCGCGCCGGGGCTGCTGGAGCACCCCGCCGAGGCGTTCGCCTACTTCCGCCGCGAGGGGGTGGAGACGGTGGTGTGCGAGGAGAAGCACATGGGCTCGCGCGCCGTCGCCGTGGTCTGCCGCGACGAGTCGGTGGCGCGGCGGCGATTCGGGGTGGAGGGGGAGGGGATCGGGATCGTGTACACCCGCACCGGCCGCCGCTTCTTCGACGACGCCGCGCTCGAGGCGGCGATGCTGGAGATCGTGCGCGACGGCATCGGCGCGGCGGGGCTGTGGGACGAGCTGGCGACGGAGTGGGCGGTGCTGGACTGCGAGCTGATGCCGTGGTCGGCCAAGGCGCAGGAGCTGGTGCGCGAGCAGTACGCCGCCGTCGGCGCGGCCGCGCGCGGCGGGCTGGGCGACGCGGTCGCCGCGCTGCGGCAGGCGGCGGATCGCGGCGCGCCGGTGGATCCACTACTGGCGCGCTACGAGGCGCGCGGACGGATGGTGGAGGACTACGTGGCCGCGTACCGCCGCTACTGCTGGCCGGTGGCGTCGCTCGACGACCTGCGGCTGGCGCCGTTCCATCTCCTGGCCACCGAGGGCGCGGTGCACGTGGACCGCGACCACCGCTGGCACATGGAGACGATCACCCGCATCCGCGAGGCGGCGGGGCGGCTGCTGTACCCGACGGAATACCGCATCGTCGGCCTCGCCGACGAGGCGGCCGAGGCGGCGGCCACGGCGTGGTGGGAGGAGATGACCGCGCGCGGCGGCGAGGGGATGGTGGTGAAGCCGCTGCAGTTCGTCGCGCAGGGGCCGCACCGCCTGGTGCAGCCGGCGGTGAAGTGCCGCGGGCGCGAGTACCTGCGCATCATCTACGGCCCGGAGTACGCCGAGCCCGCCAACCTCGAGCGGCTGCGCGTGCGCGGCCTGGGCGGCAAGCGCTCGCTCGCCCTGCGCGAGTTCGCGCTGGGGATCGAAGGCCTGGAGCGCTTCGTCCGCCGCGAGCCGCTGCGCCGCGTGCACGAGTGCGTGTTCGGCGTCCTCGCGCTCGAATCCGAGCCGGTGGATCCGCGGCTTTGAAGTGCCCAGTGCCCAGTGCCCAGTGCCCAGTGACCAGTGACCAGTGACCAGTGACCAGTGCCCAGGAGACGTCATCCTGAGGGCCGGCAGACCGACGTCGCGTCTGCGCTGTAAGTCGGCCGGCCCGAAGGATCTATAACCGCGTCCGGCACACAGCCCGGGTCACGGGACGGCAATCTGGCGTGAGGCGCGACGAACGATTGATCTCACCGGCGGACGCGATGGTTCGCCGGCCCTGTCCGAGGGAGTTCCGGACGTTCTGGAGTGGAGGGTTTCGACAATGGCGAAGCGGAAGAATCACCCCGACCAGCCGTCCTTTTGAGCGCACCAGCAAGCGGCGCAAGGGCTTCCCGTCCGAGACGCGCGTCGGGCGCGGCGTGCGTATCGTGCACGGAGACAAGGAACTGAGCGAGAAGCTCGGCCGCAACGACCTGTGCCCGTGCGGCTCCGCGAGGCGGTTTCCGCAACTGCTGCCTGCGCTCGGGCCGGTTTCGACGGCGCCCCGCGCGCGCACTACTTTCCGCGAGTGATCACGGCTTGGTCAGACTGGACGCGAAGCATGCGACCCAACGCTGATTCGATTAGCTTCGTTGGGCGAGAAGCATTGAACCTGTAAGGAGGTTGCCGCATGGACACCTCGAAGGTGGTCCACAGTCACCCTGAGATCGTGAGCGGTGAACCCGTGTTCGTGGGGACACGCGTACCCGTGCGTAACCTCCTCGATTGGATCGAGGGCGGGCACACACTGGACGAGTTCCTGGACAACTTCCCGTCCGTTCAGCGTGAGCAGGCTATCGCGTTTCTCGAGCAAGCCGCGGAGGCCCTGCTTTCGGGGCTCGCCCACGCCGCATGAGCGACGAGTCGCGGCCGCGCCGCCAGGTGCTGCTGGATGAGATGCTGCCCCGGCTGCTCGCCCGTGAGCTGCCGGGGCACGACGTGACGACCGTGGCCCAACGAGGATGGACCGGCGTTCTCAACGGCGAACTGTTGCGGAGGGCGGAGGCAGCAGGAATCGAAGTCTTCGTCACGGCGGATCGAAAGATGGAGTACCAGCAGCGGCTTGCCGGCCGGAGCTTCGGGGTCGTGGTGATTGTGGCCGGCGGCACGAAGCTCGAGGATTTGCGCCCGCTGGCCGAGCCGCTGAACGAGACCATCACCCACGTTCTTCCGGGAGAGATTCTTCACGTCTTCCGCCAGTAGTGATCAGTCTTGCAGCACACACGGTGCGCGAGTGATCTGTAACGCGTTGGCGTGACAGCGTCTCTTGCGGAACAGATGGCGCAGCGGCACGATTCCGGCAGGCCGGGGCGCTTCGCGCGCTCCGGCGCCCCCCATCCCCACATTCCACGCCCGTGGTGCCGCCGTGAGATCCGCCGTCCTGCGCAGCATCCCGCTCGTCATCGCGATCACCGTCGTCCCCGTCGCCGCGCGAGCGCAGTCCGCGGGCGCCGATACCGCGCAGCGGGCCGTGCCGGCGGTCCCGTCTCCCGTCGCGGCGGTGCCGATCCCCCCCGCTACGACCGATCCCGCCACCATCACGCCGGCCGCC
It encodes:
- a CDS encoding polynucleotide kinase-phosphatase; the protein is AHAGMKEEMQGRASGGVREFALYGDTSGEVDELGLPVRHDWARDYRGRASVVYGHTPVPAAEWVNGTINIDTGCVFGGSLTALRWPERELVSVPAARVYAEPARPFLPEPGAEPPVRDDVLELEDVRGKRIVETRLSRTVTIREENAAAALEVMSRFAANPRWLVYLPPTMSPSETSRAPGLLEHPAEAFAYFRREGVETVVCEEKHMGSRAVAVVCRDESVARRRFGVEGEGIGIVYTRTGRRFFDDAALEAAMLEIVRDGIGAAGLWDELATEWAVLDCELMPWSAKAQELVREQYAAVGAAARGGLGDAVAALRQAADRGAPVDPLLARYEARGRMVEDYVAAYRRYCWPVASLDDLRLAPFHLLATEGAVHVDRDHRWHMETITRIREAAGRLLYPTEYRIVGLADEAAEAAATAWWEEMTARGGEGMVVKPLQFVAQGPHRLVQPAVKCRGREYLRIIYGPEYAEPANLERLRVRGLGGKRSLALREFALGIEGLERFVRREPLRRVHECVFGVLALESEPVDPRL
- a CDS encoding DUF433 domain-containing protein, with protein sequence MDTSKVVHSHPEIVSGEPVFVGTRVPVRNLLDWIEGGHTLDEFLDNFPSVQREQAIAFLEQAAEALLSGLAHAA
- a CDS encoding DUF5615 family PIN-like protein, which encodes MSDESRPRRQVLLDEMLPRLLARELPGHDVTTVAQRGWTGVLNGELLRRAEAAGIEVFVTADRKMEYQQRLAGRSFGVVVIVAGGTKLEDLRPLAEPLNETITHVLPGEILHVFRQ